In Candidatus Krumholzibacteriia bacterium, one genomic interval encodes:
- a CDS encoding methyltransferase domain-containing protein, which translates to MDPAEPDLKRARIYDDVAGEYHRVSLPRLFAEPGRILAARVAPSPGDRVLDVGAGPGSVARACAARGAGVTLADASIGMLREARRDGLGDCVVAMLPSLPFSSGTFDAATSAFVMTHVDDADVAALEMKRVLRPGGKVGLSAWYPADDDAASEWSRIVRTFIDAARVDSAVRETLPGDGRFARAGSLADLLGAAGFEAITSRDHHVECALSADEYVVTREVSATGRALRMLLSPAAWSRLRADALRALAARFPGPITFSRRFHTAVGTRPA; encoded by the coding sequence GTGGATCCCGCTGAGCCCGATCTGAAGCGCGCGCGCATCTACGACGACGTCGCGGGCGAGTACCATCGGGTCAGCCTGCCGCGGCTCTTCGCCGAGCCCGGGCGGATTCTGGCCGCGCGGGTGGCGCCGTCGCCAGGGGATCGCGTCCTCGACGTGGGCGCCGGTCCCGGTTCGGTTGCGCGCGCGTGCGCCGCGCGCGGAGCCGGCGTAACCCTTGCCGACGCCTCGATCGGCATGCTGCGCGAAGCGCGCCGTGACGGGCTCGGCGACTGCGTGGTCGCGATGTTGCCGTCGTTACCTTTTTCCTCCGGTACATTCGACGCGGCCACCTCCGCCTTCGTCATGACCCACGTCGATGATGCCGACGTCGCGGCGCTGGAGATGAAGCGCGTCCTGCGCCCCGGGGGGAAGGTCGGGTTGAGCGCATGGTACCCCGCGGACGACGATGCGGCGAGCGAGTGGTCGCGCATCGTGCGCACATTCATCGACGCGGCGCGCGTGGACTCGGCGGTGCGCGAGACGTTGCCGGGAGACGGCCGTTTTGCGCGCGCGGGTTCGTTGGCGGACCTGCTCGGCGCGGCCGGATTCGAAGCGATCACCAGCCGCGACCATCACGTCGAATGCGCGCTGAGCGCGGACGAATATGTCGTGACCCGCGAGGTTTCTGCCACCGGGCGCGCGCTGCGCATGCTGCTCTCCCCCGCCGCGTGGTCCCGCCTGCGCGCCGACGCGCTGCGAGCTCTCGCGGCCCGCTTTCCCGGTCCCATCACATTCTCCCGCCGTTTCCACACCGCGGTGGGAACGCGCCCCGCGTAG
- a CDS encoding redoxin domain-containing protein has product MKIAIVALLVALMLAPVAAGSETGELCPVCALSGETESHGVAATREYEGQIFSFCAKQCAEAFDEDPAAYVFTPGPSPKITLTSTTGAALTPGASGKVTVIDFWATFCKPCVKSMPELDALYRDFSARGVAVIGISTDTGKDRNKKVKKFLEQHPVTYPIAVDREESPAWEAYHVKVLSTVYLVDRNGTITRRWTGEIDVKDVRRAVEALLSDGGAGGSR; this is encoded by the coding sequence ATGAAGATTGCCATCGTTGCGCTGCTCGTGGCGCTGATGCTCGCGCCGGTGGCGGCGGGCTCGGAGACGGGCGAGCTGTGCCCGGTGTGTGCACTCAGCGGTGAGACAGAGTCTCACGGCGTCGCGGCGACGCGCGAGTACGAGGGACAGATCTTCTCCTTCTGTGCGAAGCAGTGCGCGGAGGCATTCGACGAAGACCCGGCGGCGTACGTCTTCACACCGGGCCCCTCCCCGAAGATCACCCTGACCTCCACCACCGGCGCGGCGTTGACGCCCGGCGCTTCGGGGAAGGTGACGGTCATCGACTTCTGGGCCACCTTCTGCAAACCCTGCGTCAAATCGATGCCGGAGCTGGACGCGTTGTACCGCGACTTCAGCGCCCGCGGTGTTGCCGTCATTGGCATCTCCACTGATACCGGCAAGGACCGGAACAAGAAGGTCAAAAAGTTTCTCGAGCAGCACCCCGTCACCTATCCCATTGCCGTCGACCGGGAAGAGTCCCCGGCCTGGGAGGCATATCACGTTAAGGTGCTCTCCACGGTGTATCTCGTCGATCGGAACGGCACCATTACGCGGCGCTGGACTGGTGAAATTGACGTGAAGGACGTCCGGCGGGCCGTGGAGGCGTTGCTGAGCGATGGAGGCGCCGGTGGATCCCGCTGA
- a CDS encoding amidophosphoribosyltransferase — MCGILGYCAREWDPALVKFFGLQGFNLQHRGQENFGCTYSTGTKFSHFKDRGLVSQVFTRERRDEFSDARPLIAIAQTRYATAGGTDAISAQPHWMTLLDGFYSNATNGDLPLLQQEIESLESRGTVMLSGNDGEVILKKILLGAREEGGDLVAGIRRLMESTPGAYSGCLMTLTDLYLYRDPHGFRPLYYGRWRDAVVFSSESCAFHEKDAHVEREVYPGEVIHFDIHGNETHYQAVPTQQPRQQCIFEAIYFARPDSRVFDDRKQVGHFRYMLGQQLAREHTLQDAVVVPVPDSGRYAAVGYASESGLPLRELLVRNPYIPRTFQIAGQANREDLVRLKFTVMQSLMQEYRRFVVVDDSLVRSTTLRILIEMIRDAAVTAGIDPATVEVHVRIASPPIVGCCYYGIDTPEMKELAAAHQSVKEIGAAIGASSLDYLSLDGLDAVAAAFGKPADFCHACFTGNYPTAYQPRYR; from the coding sequence ATGTGTGGAATTCTGGGATACTGCGCCCGGGAATGGGATCCGGCGCTGGTCAAATTTTTCGGGTTGCAGGGCTTCAACCTGCAGCACCGTGGCCAGGAGAACTTCGGCTGCACCTATAGCACCGGCACCAAGTTCTCCCACTTCAAGGATCGCGGGCTGGTGTCGCAGGTGTTCACACGCGAACGGCGCGACGAGTTCAGCGACGCGCGCCCGCTCATTGCCATCGCACAGACGCGCTACGCCACCGCCGGCGGCACCGACGCCATCTCCGCACAGCCGCACTGGATGACGCTTCTGGACGGCTTCTACTCCAACGCCACCAACGGAGATCTCCCCCTGCTGCAGCAGGAGATCGAAAGCCTCGAGTCGCGCGGGACCGTCATGCTTTCCGGCAACGACGGCGAAGTCATCTTGAAGAAGATCCTGCTGGGGGCGCGCGAGGAAGGCGGCGACCTGGTGGCGGGCATCCGCAGGCTCATGGAGTCGACACCCGGCGCTTATTCCGGGTGCCTCATGACCTTGACCGACCTCTATCTGTACCGCGACCCCCACGGTTTCCGGCCGCTTTACTACGGCAGATGGCGCGACGCGGTGGTGTTCTCGTCGGAGTCCTGCGCGTTCCACGAGAAGGACGCGCACGTGGAGCGCGAGGTCTACCCGGGGGAGGTCATTCACTTCGACATCCATGGCAACGAGACCCACTACCAGGCGGTCCCCACGCAGCAACCGCGCCAGCAGTGCATCTTCGAGGCCATCTACTTTGCGCGGCCGGACAGCCGTGTTTTCGACGACCGCAAACAGGTGGGGCACTTCCGCTACATGCTCGGGCAACAGCTCGCACGCGAGCACACCCTGCAGGACGCGGTGGTGGTGCCGGTGCCGGACTCCGGCCGCTACGCCGCGGTGGGCTACGCGAGCGAGAGCGGGCTTCCGCTGCGGGAATTGCTGGTCCGAAATCCGTACATCCCGCGAACATTCCAGATTGCGGGACAGGCGAACCGCGAAGACCTGGTGCGTCTGAAGTTCACCGTGATGCAGTCTCTCATGCAGGAGTACCGCCGCTTCGTGGTGGTGGATGACTCGCTGGTGCGCTCAACGACGCTGCGCATCCTCATCGAAATGATTCGCGATGCCGCGGTGACGGCCGGCATCGATCCGGCCACGGTGGAGGTGCACGTGCGCATCGCGTCGCCCCCCATCGTCGGTTGCTGCTATTACGGCATCGACACTCCGGAAATGAAGGAACTCGCCGCCGCGCACCAGTCGGTGAAGGAGATCGGGGCGGCCATTGGCGCCAGCTCTCTGGACTACCTGTCCCTGGACGGGCTGGACGCGGTGGCCGCCGCGTTCGGCAAACCGGCCGACTTTTGCCACGCCTGCTTTACCGGCAACTATCCAACCGCCTACCAGCCCCGCTACCGGTAG
- a CDS encoding TonB-dependent receptor, with protein sequence MRSSGRKRSRARAALALAAVVAAFCCALGWRPAAAEDTPTPGAIAGRVTDATTGELLSYCNVVIDSVARGTITDTRGRFVLYMVPPGKYTLIISRIGHATWRSDPVVVTPGDTATVRVELVPVVLQADPIVVTATRVEQTARMAPASVSVVTGDEIANQIPVTFDRAIENVAGLTAFRSTGGISTQSISLRGSSDVAGGGVGNRVLLLVDGRPALNSDTGGAFWSLVPVQFVERVEVVKGAFSSLYGSTAMGGVVNVITRRPDYAAAGRVQMKLGFFEKAPSNIRYTDETQMQSEVIADYSGKKDKISYLVSASRKESDGYAQNTGYTFYDLFGKILYEISPERKLDFTLGGGNSENAYPHAWLSSAQPLEVREAYQDDSQEKRYYSADLHYWGLSGEDSRYSMRAYYYHHEQDSYFNPDDPDQEIPGNEPYGTSTYIDGDKIGNILQMDTRLGERNRVVVGADLQVDYVQSAPDSILYGDRQINNYALFGQDDITLLNTLAATVGVRYDWNHIVGGRTLDQFSPKVAMVWTPDPEVSVRGLYGQAFRAPSIAELYLQEELGGGVAFVPNPSLTAEHLINSYEAGVRWAPAKIFDIDVAAFRYEYEDLIYWEEISDELGVPYTIYQVRNLNSALMQGVETTLRSAWRNLTLTANFTYLDARDTSPDRTDDLLAYRPKYTGGGGADLVLGRWTVHGDGRYRSDIEEVFLYPRQAPRAYWVFNGALQCRLNGAWLLTVKGNNLLDAQYEELARYRLPGRNWLFGAQFSF encoded by the coding sequence GTGAGATCTTCCGGCCGCAAACGTTCGCGCGCCCGCGCGGCGCTGGCTCTTGCTGCAGTCGTCGCGGCGTTTTGCTGCGCACTTGGCTGGCGTCCCGCCGCCGCGGAGGACACGCCCACGCCTGGCGCCATCGCCGGTCGCGTGACCGACGCTACCACCGGCGAACTCCTGAGTTACTGCAACGTGGTCATCGACTCGGTGGCACGCGGCACCATCACCGACACGCGCGGGCGATTCGTGCTCTACATGGTGCCTCCGGGGAAATACACGCTCATCATTTCGCGCATCGGCCACGCCACCTGGCGCTCCGACCCTGTTGTGGTGACACCCGGCGACACCGCGACGGTACGCGTCGAACTGGTGCCGGTGGTCCTGCAGGCCGATCCTATCGTTGTTACCGCGACACGCGTCGAGCAAACCGCGCGCATGGCCCCCGCGAGTGTTTCGGTGGTGACCGGCGACGAGATAGCGAACCAGATACCGGTCACGTTCGATCGCGCCATCGAGAATGTGGCCGGGCTCACCGCGTTCCGTTCCACCGGCGGGATCTCCACGCAGTCGATTTCGCTGCGCGGCAGCTCGGACGTGGCCGGTGGCGGCGTGGGAAACCGCGTGCTCCTGCTGGTCGACGGACGCCCCGCGCTGAACTCGGACACGGGGGGCGCCTTCTGGAGCCTGGTGCCGGTGCAGTTCGTGGAGCGGGTGGAGGTGGTGAAGGGCGCGTTTTCTAGTCTGTATGGTTCCACCGCCATGGGCGGCGTGGTCAATGTGATTACGCGCCGTCCGGACTACGCAGCCGCGGGCCGGGTACAGATGAAGCTCGGCTTCTTCGAGAAGGCGCCGTCCAACATCCGCTACACGGACGAAACGCAAATGCAGAGCGAGGTGATTGCCGATTACTCCGGCAAGAAGGACAAGATCAGCTACCTGGTGAGTGCCAGCCGCAAGGAGTCGGATGGGTACGCGCAGAACACGGGCTACACCTTCTACGATCTGTTCGGAAAGATCCTGTACGAGATCAGCCCGGAGCGCAAACTCGACTTCACCCTGGGTGGTGGCAATTCGGAGAACGCGTATCCGCACGCTTGGCTTTCTTCCGCACAGCCGCTGGAGGTGCGCGAAGCCTACCAGGACGACAGCCAGGAGAAGCGCTACTACAGCGCGGACCTGCACTACTGGGGGTTGAGCGGCGAGGACTCTCGCTATTCGATGCGCGCGTACTACTACCACCACGAGCAGGACTCCTATTTCAACCCCGACGACCCCGACCAGGAGATTCCCGGCAACGAGCCCTATGGCACGTCCACCTACATCGATGGCGACAAGATCGGCAACATTCTCCAGATGGACACGCGCCTGGGAGAGCGTAACCGGGTGGTGGTGGGGGCCGATCTGCAAGTCGACTACGTGCAGTCGGCGCCGGATTCGATCCTGTACGGTGACCGGCAGATCAACAACTACGCGCTCTTTGGCCAGGACGACATCACCCTGTTGAACACGCTGGCCGCCACCGTGGGCGTACGCTACGACTGGAATCACATCGTTGGCGGGCGCACGCTGGACCAGTTCAGTCCCAAGGTGGCGATGGTGTGGACGCCGGACCCGGAGGTCTCGGTGCGCGGGCTGTACGGCCAGGCGTTTCGTGCGCCCAGCATTGCCGAGTTGTACCTGCAGGAAGAGCTGGGCGGCGGCGTGGCCTTCGTCCCCAACCCCAGCCTTACCGCGGAACACCTGATCAATTCGTACGAGGCCGGTGTGCGCTGGGCGCCGGCGAAGATCTTCGACATCGATGTGGCCGCGTTTCGTTACGAGTACGAGGATCTTATCTACTGGGAGGAGATCTCGGACGAACTGGGAGTGCCCTACACCATCTACCAGGTGCGCAACCTCAACAGCGCGCTCATGCAAGGTGTGGAGACCACCCTGCGCTCGGCGTGGCGCAACCTCACCCTCACCGCCAACTTCACCTATCTCGACGCGCGCGACACCTCTCCGGATCGTACCGACGACCTGCTCGCGTACCGTCCCAAGTACACGGGGGGCGGAGGGGCGGATCTCGTGCTGGGCCGCTGGACGGTGCATGGTGACGGCCGCTACCGCAGCGACATCGAAGAGGTGTTTCTCTATCCGCGCCAGGCCCCGCGCGCCTACTGGGTGTTCAATGGCGCGCTGCAGTGCCGCCTCAACGGCGCGTGGCTGCTCACCGTGAAGGGGAACAATCTGCTGGATGCCCAGTATGAAGAGCTGGCGCGTTACCGCCTGCCGGGGCGCAACTGGCTCTTCGGCGCGCAGTTCTCGTTCTGA
- a CDS encoding RNA-binding protein, producing MSKKLFVGSLSWNTTDEGLRRAFEKFGEVLEAKVIKDRDTDRSRGFGFVSFANPKDAMDAMQGMDGQELDGRTIKVNEAQERERSGGGGPRGGGGDRGGFNRGGGDRGGRGGGGDRGGRGGGGGRW from the coding sequence GTGTCTAAGAAACTGTTCGTAGGTAGCTTGAGCTGGAACACCACCGACGAGGGGCTCCGGCGCGCGTTCGAGAAATTCGGCGAGGTCCTGGAGGCAAAAGTCATCAAGGATCGCGACACCGACCGCTCCCGCGGGTTCGGTTTCGTCTCCTTCGCCAACCCCAAGGATGCGATGGATGCCATGCAGGGCATGGACGGCCAGGAGCTCGATGGCCGCACCATCAAGGTCAACGAGGCCCAGGAGCGCGAGCGCTCCGGTGGCGGCGGCCCGCGCGGCGGCGGCGGAGATCGCGGCGGCTTCAACCGCGGCGGTGGCGATCGCGGCGGTCGTGGCGGCGGTGGCGATCGCGGCGGTCGTGGCGGCGGCGGCGGTCGCTGGTAA
- a CDS encoding DNA photolyase family protein produces the protein MRTLVWFRGKDLRVHDHAPLAEAVRAGDVIPLFVLDPFFFQPERAAELPNRMQFLLESLDELSRTLRALGSRLVVVHGRSVETVPRLATAWRVDRVVAHRWVEPFGRERDRRIAGALRVPFDLYEGETLLPPGTLRTGGGTPFSVFTPFSRAFLATASIAREIPAPRSLPPLPADIQAPDDVLPSLAQLGLTRNPRGLAGGERAAVQRLRRFLDGPAATYAGDRDRMDRDGTSRLSQDLKFGTLSVRTVWNAVTDAAGGGQGARVFKNELLWREFAHSTLWDRPELLHKPFRPEFDSFPWVFDAAYWRSWVNGTTGYPVVDAAARQLLGEGFVHNRARMIAASFLTKHLLVDYRLGEEHYMKYLTDGDWAQNNFGWQWSAGCGCDAQAYFRVFNPILQGTKFDPDGTYVKRWVPELERVPARWIHRVWEAPDAVLADAGVAMGQDYPRPVVDHAAARARFLETAKHHMSQLRSR, from the coding sequence ATGCGCACGCTCGTCTGGTTTCGGGGGAAGGATCTCCGCGTACACGATCACGCGCCGCTGGCGGAGGCCGTCCGCGCCGGCGACGTCATCCCCCTGTTCGTGCTCGATCCGTTCTTCTTTCAACCGGAACGCGCCGCTGAACTGCCCAACCGGATGCAGTTTCTGCTCGAATCCCTGGACGAACTCTCACGGACCCTCCGTGCACTCGGCTCGCGGCTGGTGGTGGTGCACGGACGCAGCGTTGAAACGGTGCCGCGCCTGGCAACCGCGTGGCGCGTGGACCGGGTGGTGGCACACCGCTGGGTGGAGCCGTTCGGACGCGAGCGCGACCGGCGCATCGCGGGCGCGCTGCGCGTGCCCTTCGACCTCTACGAGGGAGAAACGCTGCTTCCGCCCGGCACGCTGCGCACAGGCGGCGGCACGCCCTTCTCGGTGTTCACCCCCTTTTCCCGTGCTTTCCTCGCCACGGCGAGCATCGCCAGAGAGATTCCCGCACCGCGCTCGCTTCCACCGCTGCCGGCGGACATCCAGGCGCCCGACGACGTGCTTCCGTCACTCGCGCAACTGGGGCTCACACGCAATCCACGCGGGCTGGCCGGCGGCGAACGCGCTGCAGTGCAACGGCTGCGACGCTTCCTCGACGGACCCGCGGCCACCTACGCCGGCGATCGCGACCGCATGGACCGCGACGGTACCAGCCGTCTCTCGCAGGATCTCAAGTTCGGAACGCTGTCGGTAAGAACGGTCTGGAACGCGGTCACCGACGCGGCGGGCGGTGGACAGGGCGCGCGCGTCTTCAAGAATGAGCTCCTGTGGCGCGAGTTCGCGCACTCGACGCTGTGGGACCGGCCCGAACTCCTGCACAAACCCTTTCGCCCCGAATTCGACAGTTTCCCCTGGGTGTTCGACGCGGCTTACTGGCGGTCGTGGGTGAACGGAACCACCGGCTATCCCGTGGTGGATGCGGCGGCGCGGCAGCTTCTCGGCGAAGGGTTCGTGCACAACCGCGCGCGCATGATCGCGGCGAGCTTTCTGACCAAGCATCTGCTCGTCGACTACCGTCTGGGCGAAGAACACTATATGAAGTATCTGACCGACGGCGACTGGGCGCAGAACAACTTCGGCTGGCAGTGGTCGGCCGGGTGCGGCTGCGATGCGCAGGCGTACTTTCGCGTCTTCAACCCGATTCTGCAGGGGACGAAGTTCGATCCGGATGGCACGTACGTGAAGCGCTGGGTACCCGAGCTGGAGCGCGTTCCCGCGCGGTGGATTCACCGCGTGTGGGAGGCGCCGGATGCCGTGCTGGCGGACGCGGGCGTCGCAATGGGGCAAGACTACCCGCGCCCCGTTGTGGACCACGCCGCGGCGCGCGCGCGCTTCCTGGAGACCGCGAAACACCACATGAGCCAGTTGCGTTCCCGCTGA
- a CDS encoding GAF domain-containing protein, giving the protein MSRTSLDGAQICQKLDELIASGVGFDSILSSTVDLLHNANPRFHWTGIYELFPDNTLRLGPFIGSPTDHVFISVGQGVCGSAVAEGRDKNVPDVSKEPNYLACSSATRSELVVLIRKGDRIFAQIDIDSHDLDAFDVSTESEVRAVADWLADHYQAQRGS; this is encoded by the coding sequence ATGTCCCGGACCAGCCTGGACGGAGCCCAAATCTGCCAGAAACTGGACGAACTGATCGCGTCCGGGGTGGGTTTCGACTCCATCCTCTCGAGCACAGTGGATCTGCTCCACAACGCCAACCCCCGCTTCCACTGGACCGGGATCTACGAGCTGTTCCCGGACAACACGCTGCGCCTGGGGCCCTTCATCGGCTCGCCCACCGATCATGTGTTCATCTCGGTGGGACAGGGCGTGTGCGGCAGCGCGGTGGCGGAGGGACGCGACAAGAACGTGCCCGACGTCAGCAAGGAGCCCAACTACCTGGCCTGCTCCAGCGCCACGCGCTCCGAACTGGTGGTGCTGATCCGCAAGGGCGACAGGATCTTCGCGCAGATCGACATCGACAGCCACGATCTCGACGCGTTCGACGTTTCCACCGAATCGGAAGTCCGCGCGGTCGCGGACTGGCTGGCCGATCACTACCAGGCGCAGCGCGGTTCCTGA
- a CDS encoding helix-turn-helix domain-containing protein, producing MPSQETNSSDTQWLTLTEAAEALRVHPTTLRRWADSGQVPVFLTPGGHRRFAMSDVRDIAARRHSVRRVGPVERIWAEQALKQARIKIAEQEQSRWMKIQDDRGRDKHRNMGQQLMGLILEFLTTEEEDENLIRRAREFGRHYGRASREIRLPLTEALQAAMFFRDTLTTTAVQLPDNIRIPTSSQVRLIHRIGRIVNEVQLGVADAYSVA from the coding sequence ATGCCCAGTCAAGAGACAAACTCGTCCGATACCCAGTGGCTCACGCTGACCGAGGCCGCGGAGGCCCTCAGGGTGCATCCAACGACCCTGCGGCGGTGGGCGGATTCCGGCCAGGTCCCGGTTTTCCTGACCCCCGGGGGACACCGGCGCTTCGCCATGTCCGACGTTCGCGACATCGCCGCGCGCCGGCATTCGGTGCGCCGGGTGGGTCCGGTGGAGCGGATCTGGGCCGAGCAGGCCCTCAAGCAGGCCCGTATCAAGATCGCCGAGCAGGAGCAGTCCCGGTGGATGAAGATCCAGGACGACCGGGGCCGGGACAAGCACCGCAACATGGGTCAGCAGCTGATGGGGCTGATCCTCGAATTCCTCACCACCGAGGAGGAGGACGAGAACCTGATCCGGCGGGCGCGCGAGTTCGGCCGCCATTACGGGCGCGCCTCGCGCGAGATCCGGTTACCCCTCACCGAAGCCCTGCAGGCCGCCATGTTCTTCCGTGACACCCTCACCACCACCGCAGTCCAGCTTCCCGACAACATCCGCATCCCGACCAGCTCGCAGGTCCGCCTTATCCACCGCATCGGCCGGATCGTCAACGAGGTGCAGTTGGGGGTGGCGGACGCCTACTCGGTGGCATAA